From a region of the Neobacillus niacini genome:
- a CDS encoding glycerate kinase, which yields MKIIIAPDSFKESLTSIEVSQAIEEGMKSVLPSAKYVKIPMADGGEGTVSSLVNATEGKMISKVVTGPLGKPVESFFGILGDGKTAVIEMAAASGLGQVPNEKRNPLVTTTYGVGELIIEALNYRVEKIIIGLGGSATNDAGAGMLQALGVSFLTDEGTEIGFGGGELGKIRTIDISGLDRRLASVSIEVACDVDTPLVGSRGASAIFGPQKGATPDMVQLLDGNLAHFANCVQKTLGKDIRNLPGSGAAGGLGGGIIAFLPAELKSGVDIVIEATGLSDHMADADLVITGEGKIDHQTICGKTPIGVAKAAKKYNLPVIAIAGHLGSDSYVVKEYGIDALLSIVPGVVSLENALENAREYVERCAENIGTSISVGMGLKLEGNYKVSHMLLK from the coding sequence ATGAAAATCATTATAGCGCCAGATTCATTTAAGGAAAGCCTTACGTCTATAGAAGTATCACAAGCTATAGAAGAAGGTATGAAGTCTGTTCTTCCGTCAGCTAAATATGTAAAGATTCCAATGGCTGATGGGGGAGAAGGAACAGTATCCTCTCTAGTCAACGCTACAGAAGGAAAGATGATCTCTAAGGTCGTTACTGGACCTTTAGGGAAACCGGTTGAATCATTTTTTGGTATTCTTGGGGATGGAAAAACAGCTGTTATTGAGATGGCAGCCGCCTCTGGACTGGGTCAAGTCCCAAATGAGAAAAGAAACCCCCTTGTGACCACTACTTATGGAGTAGGTGAATTAATTATTGAAGCCCTTAACTATAGGGTTGAAAAAATTATTATCGGTTTGGGCGGCAGTGCAACCAATGACGCAGGTGCCGGGATGCTCCAAGCATTGGGTGTAAGCTTTTTGACCGATGAAGGAACCGAAATAGGATTTGGCGGCGGTGAACTTGGAAAGATTCGTACCATCGATATATCGGGATTGGATAGGCGGCTTGCATCGGTCTCAATTGAGGTAGCGTGTGATGTCGATACACCGTTGGTTGGCTCTAGAGGGGCTTCGGCTATTTTTGGACCACAAAAAGGAGCCACCCCTGATATGGTGCAGTTATTAGATGGCAATTTAGCTCATTTTGCCAATTGTGTCCAGAAAACGCTTGGTAAAGATATTCGAAATCTGCCGGGTTCAGGCGCAGCAGGTGGACTTGGAGGGGGAATTATAGCCTTCCTGCCAGCCGAATTAAAAAGTGGGGTGGACATCGTCATTGAGGCAACAGGTTTATCAGACCATATGGCTGATGCGGATTTGGTGATAACAGGCGAAGGTAAGATTGACCATCAAACGATCTGCGGTAAAACTCCAATTGGCGTTGCAAAAGCAGCTAAAAAATACAATCTCCCCGTTATAGCGATTGCTGGACATTTAGGATCGGATAGCTATGTTGTCAAAGAATATGGCATTGATGCACTACTTTCGATTGTGCCTGGTGTAGTCAGTTTGGAAAACGCACTTGAAAATGCTAGAGAATATGTTGAGAGATGTGCTGAGAATATCGGGACTTCGATAAGTGTTGGCATGGGATTAAAGCTTGAGGGTAACTACAAAGTGTCGCACATGCTCCTGAAATAA
- a CDS encoding MFS transporter, translated as MGLPESKLNAVPALKKKSSYRWVVLGIIFLVYFVCMADRTNIGVVLPFIKEDFSLNNFQAGAIASFFFLGYAITQIPAGFMLGKKGSRGIATVAILAFSVVTFLLGTVKSATALVLMRLGLGITEGPAPVSMTSTINQWFPAREKATATGVYIASTQLAPIIVPILATWIAIEFGWRYVFFFFAIPGLILAAVWYFFVRSKPEDSPNVSQAELEYIRQNETVSDVYVGEQKSLGWIDRVIRYQKVQPLTTYKSVFTSWNILGNTLTYFFMNSVNYGLLTWIPMYLVNEKGYSLMKMGLLASTPAIGGLIGAILGGVLSDKVFLKRRKPTMIMTAVFAAIMMFVVTNIPNNGVLIAICLGLAGFFLNIGWPAFTAYPMGLTNRDTYPVAIATVNSGGNLGGFFSPMIVGAMLDATGNYNLAFGFFGVLLILGFVVILTLKEPVQN; from the coding sequence ATGGGTTTACCAGAATCGAAACTTAATGCGGTTCCTGCATTAAAGAAAAAATCTAGTTATCGCTGGGTAGTACTTGGTATTATTTTTCTTGTATATTTTGTTTGTATGGCTGACCGCACAAATATCGGTGTTGTTTTACCTTTCATAAAAGAGGATTTTTCTCTAAACAATTTTCAGGCCGGTGCCATTGCAAGTTTCTTCTTTTTAGGTTATGCGATTACCCAGATTCCGGCTGGTTTCATGCTTGGTAAAAAAGGATCACGTGGGATTGCAACCGTTGCTATTCTTGCTTTTTCTGTTGTAACGTTCTTACTTGGTACTGTTAAAAGTGCCACAGCTTTAGTCTTAATGCGCTTGGGACTAGGTATAACAGAAGGACCTGCCCCTGTCAGTATGACATCTACCATTAACCAATGGTTCCCGGCAAGAGAAAAGGCAACTGCTACTGGTGTTTACATTGCCTCAACACAACTTGCTCCAATAATTGTTCCCATTCTTGCGACATGGATTGCAATTGAGTTTGGCTGGCGTTATGTATTTTTCTTTTTCGCGATTCCAGGGCTTATATTAGCAGCAGTTTGGTATTTTTTTGTAAGATCTAAACCGGAAGACAGCCCAAATGTTTCGCAAGCTGAATTGGAATATATCCGTCAGAACGAGACAGTATCAGATGTATATGTGGGTGAGCAGAAATCACTTGGCTGGATTGATAGAGTGATTCGTTATCAAAAAGTTCAACCTTTAACCACATATAAAAGCGTTTTCACTTCGTGGAACATTCTTGGTAATACCCTTACTTACTTTTTCATGAATAGTGTTAATTATGGTTTGTTAACTTGGATTCCTATGTACCTGGTTAATGAAAAGGGATACTCCTTAATGAAGATGGGGTTATTGGCATCTACTCCTGCGATAGGCGGCTTGATCGGGGCAATTTTAGGCGGTGTTCTTTCTGACAAAGTATTCTTAAAAAGACGGAAACCAACCATGATCATGACAGCGGTTTTTGCAGCAATCATGATGTTTGTTGTTACCAATATTCCAAACAATGGAGTACTTATCGCAATTTGTTTAGGACTGGCGGGATTCTTCCTAAATATCGGCTGGCCTGCATTTACCGCTTATCCGATGGGACTAACCAACAGAGATACTTACCCAGTTGCCATTGCTACCGTGAACAGCGGCGGTAACCTTGGAGGTTTCTTCTCTCCGATGATTGTTGGTGCCATGCTTGATGCAACCGGTAATTATAACCTTGCATTTGGATTCTTTGGTGTATTATTAATACTTGGGTTCGTGGTCATCTTAACATTAAAAGAACCTGTTCAAAATTAA
- a CDS encoding YcnI family protein, whose protein sequence is MKKMMAIFVVMLAAFSLFTGIASAHVTVLPKETIQGSYEMFTVRVPSENETVPTTQVKVEFPAEVTISRFEPKPGWKYEVEKDSSGTITSVTWTAENQGLTSTEFGLFNMQGKVADDATEIAFKAYQTYQDGSVVEWIGAPDSEKPASVTTVNPKPADASDDHHETTESKDETPTEQANKEAVKESSNSSNAPLYVSIAALIAALVSLGISLKRR, encoded by the coding sequence ATGAAAAAGATGATGGCCATATTTGTAGTAATGCTTGCAGCATTTTCACTTTTTACTGGAATCGCTAGTGCACATGTAACGGTCCTGCCGAAGGAAACCATACAGGGCAGCTATGAGATGTTTACTGTAAGGGTACCATCCGAAAATGAAACAGTACCTACTACACAGGTGAAAGTGGAATTTCCGGCAGAAGTTACGATTAGTCGATTTGAACCAAAGCCAGGCTGGAAATATGAAGTGGAAAAAGATTCTTCTGGTACGATTACCAGTGTCACATGGACAGCAGAAAACCAAGGATTAACATCAACAGAGTTCGGACTTTTTAATATGCAAGGAAAAGTAGCAGACGACGCCACTGAAATTGCTTTCAAAGCATACCAAACCTACCAGGACGGAAGTGTGGTTGAGTGGATTGGGGCACCAGATTCAGAAAAGCCAGCCTCAGTGACCACCGTTAATCCAAAACCAGCTGATGCCTCTGATGATCACCATGAAACAACGGAGTCAAAAGATGAAACACCAACAGAACAAGCGAATAAAGAGGCAGTAAAAGAATCATCTAATTCATCCAATGCTCCACTTTATGTATCGATTGCTGCACTAATTGCAGCGTTGGTATCATTAGGTATTTCTTTAAAAAGACGATGA
- a CDS encoding GNAT family N-acetyltransferase: protein MLIREIQPVDAENFLCLIKQVESEAKFMLMEAGERKTTPEQQHKKLEHIKQQSNSTIFVAEQEKGKLVGYLIAIGGSVNRTKHSAYLVIGILEEYRGLGIGTRLFQRLEEWAINSNISRLELTVITQNEAGITLYKKSGFEIEGIKRKSLMIDDEFYNEYFMSKLL from the coding sequence ATGTTAATAAGAGAGATACAACCTGTAGATGCAGAAAATTTTTTATGTCTAATTAAGCAAGTAGAATCTGAGGCTAAGTTCATGCTTATGGAAGCAGGAGAAAGAAAAACCACTCCTGAACAACAACATAAAAAATTGGAACATATCAAACAGCAAAGTAATTCAACCATATTTGTTGCAGAGCAAGAAAAGGGAAAGTTGGTTGGCTATTTGATAGCCATTGGCGGTAGCGTAAATAGAACGAAGCACTCTGCATATCTTGTTATAGGTATTTTAGAAGAGTACAGAGGGCTTGGTATAGGAACAAGACTATTTCAACGGCTAGAAGAGTGGGCAATAAACTCTAATATATCAAGATTAGAACTTACAGTTATTACACAAAATGAAGCAGGAATAACGCTATACAAGAAAAGTGGATTTGAGATTGAAGGTATAAAAAGAAAATCGTTGATGATTGATGATGAATTCTATAACGAGTATTTTATGTCTAAATTATTATAA
- a CDS encoding (deoxy)nucleoside triphosphate pyrophosphohydrolase, translated as MKKAIKVVAAIIENEQNEILCALRSPEMSIPNMWEFPGGKVEANEDIYSALVREIDEELACKIETTNEIFNDNTHEYETFIINLISIKCKVVKGTPTPSEHSKLIWLKRENLESLKWAPADIPAVEQLINEK; from the coding sequence TTGAAAAAGGCCATAAAAGTAGTAGCAGCAATAATTGAAAATGAGCAAAACGAAATATTATGTGCGTTAAGATCACCAGAAATGTCTATTCCTAATATGTGGGAGTTCCCAGGTGGGAAAGTGGAAGCAAATGAAGATATTTACTCAGCACTAGTAAGAGAAATTGATGAAGAATTGGCATGTAAGATTGAAACGACTAACGAAATCTTTAATGACAACACTCATGAATACGAAACCTTTATTATTAATTTAATTTCGATAAAATGTAAAGTTGTCAAAGGTACGCCAACTCCGAGTGAGCATTCCAAGTTAATCTGGTTAAAAAGAGAAAACCTTGAATCTCTCAAGTGGGCACCAGCAGATATCCCTGCAGTGGAACAATTAATAAACGAAAAATAG
- a CDS encoding uracil-DNA glycosylase: protein MEILKNDWAALLGEEFEKTYYKQLRQKLKTEYQTKVIYPDQHDIFNALHYTSYKDTKVVIIGQDPYHGPGQAHGLSFSVKPGLKIPPSLRNIYKELQADVGCSIPNHGYLVEWAKQGVLMLNAVLTVQAGNANSHKGLGWELFTNRVIEILNQRETPVIFILWGNFAQQKQQSITSSHHFIIKSPHPSPLSAHNGFFGSRPFSQANQLLREIGSREIDWQINNI from the coding sequence ATGGAAATTTTAAAGAATGATTGGGCTGCTTTATTGGGGGAGGAGTTTGAGAAGACATATTACAAACAATTAAGACAAAAACTAAAAACAGAATACCAAACAAAGGTTATATACCCGGACCAACATGATATTTTTAATGCCCTCCATTATACTTCCTATAAAGATACGAAAGTAGTGATTATCGGTCAGGATCCGTATCATGGCCCCGGACAAGCCCACGGCTTAAGTTTCTCCGTTAAGCCAGGATTAAAAATTCCTCCATCATTGCGTAATATTTATAAAGAGCTCCAGGCTGATGTGGGATGCTCGATACCGAATCATGGATACCTAGTGGAATGGGCCAAGCAGGGGGTATTGATGCTGAATGCGGTGCTGACGGTACAGGCTGGAAATGCAAACTCTCATAAAGGTCTTGGCTGGGAGTTGTTTACTAATAGAGTTATAGAGATATTAAATCAAAGGGAGACACCAGTGATATTCATCCTATGGGGAAATTTCGCACAGCAGAAACAACAATCGATTACGTCATCCCATCACTTCATAATTAAATCTCCTCATCCGAGTCCATTATCTGCCCATAATGGCTTCTTTGGCAGCCGACCATTTTCCCAAGCTAACCAGTTATTGAGGGAGATTGGGAGTAGGGAGATTGATTGGCAAATAAATAATATATAA
- a CDS encoding response regulator transcription factor codes for MKQYKIVIADDHPLAREGIRSVLESDESFLIIGEAADGQEALELCKELQPDLLLLDINMPKLNGLEAVRKIRTDYPDIHVVMLTVSDDVKDLFTAIQYGAQGYLLKNMEPDDWLEYLHALLGNESEVSRKIANRLFNRFRVGNTSVDEPSPVSLTPRESEILSRVASGETNKQIAQRLVIAENTVKNHIKNLLEKLQLDNRVQLAAYAVRHGFEIK; via the coding sequence ATGAAGCAGTATAAGATTGTAATCGCGGATGACCATCCTCTTGCTAGAGAAGGTATTCGGAGTGTTTTGGAATCTGATGAATCCTTTTTGATTATAGGGGAGGCCGCAGATGGACAGGAAGCTCTGGAACTTTGTAAAGAACTGCAGCCCGATTTGCTGCTTCTTGATATAAATATGCCCAAATTAAATGGACTGGAAGCCGTTCGAAAAATAAGGACAGACTATCCTGATATTCATGTTGTGATGTTGACAGTTTCAGATGATGTAAAGGATTTGTTTACTGCCATTCAATATGGTGCACAAGGATACTTGCTTAAAAATATGGAGCCGGATGACTGGCTAGAATACCTTCATGCTTTGCTCGGAAATGAATCAGAAGTGTCACGTAAGATTGCAAACAGGCTATTCAATCGTTTTCGAGTTGGCAATACCTCTGTTGATGAGCCCAGTCCGGTTTCTTTGACACCGAGGGAAAGCGAAATCCTTTCGAGGGTAGCATCAGGTGAAACCAATAAGCAAATTGCACAGAGACTGGTCATTGCCGAAAATACGGTAAAGAATCATATTAAAAACCTTTTGGAGAAACTTCAACTGGATAATCGCGTCCAACTTGCTGCCTATGCGGTGCGGCATGGCTTTGAAATAAAATAA
- a CDS encoding copper resistance protein CopC, translating to MKKLMIVMFCFLMIMPSVVSAHTSLTSSNPAEGQVVTENLEQITLDFASTIEELSTMELVKNGKNVALEEIKVENKQLIGRISNPLDNGTYTILWKIIGEDGHPINGEINFSVQTDQNQSETNPATPEENQDTQDQNSQSNQTEQNSVEQNNASDTGEQADKNTSSTVLVIIAVSLVVIFGIVLLLFTGKKKR from the coding sequence TTGAAAAAGTTAATGATCGTTATGTTTTGCTTTTTAATGATTATGCCGTCAGTGGTTAGTGCACACACAAGTCTTACTTCATCTAATCCAGCCGAAGGACAAGTTGTAACGGAGAATCTAGAACAAATCACCCTTGATTTCGCTTCAACTATCGAAGAGTTAAGCACAATGGAATTGGTGAAGAACGGAAAGAATGTAGCATTAGAAGAGATTAAGGTTGAAAATAAGCAATTGATTGGAAGAATTTCCAATCCTTTGGATAACGGCACCTACACCATCCTTTGGAAGATTATTGGTGAAGATGGTCATCCCATAAATGGCGAGATAAATTTTAGTGTCCAGACGGACCAAAATCAATCAGAAACAAATCCTGCAACTCCTGAGGAAAACCAAGATACGCAAGATCAAAATAGTCAATCCAATCAAACGGAACAAAATAGTGTAGAACAAAATAACGCAAGTGACACAGGTGAACAAGCTGATAAAAATACTTCTTCCACTGTGCTAGTCATAATAGCAGTTAGTTTGGTCGTGATCTTTGGAATTGTACTTCTATTGTTCACAGGAAAGAAAAAACGTTAA
- a CDS encoding sensor histidine kinase, producing MSYRLIQMLTVVLPTILIGGFEFFRHGFLLGHLSMETGNVLITILTFILSLLFSSWIFHIIKIKNDQLAEEQAKRAVYEERERLARELHDGIAQSLFFLNVKLKQGDLAAASSAVSTIDHHVRQAIFNLRSAPEEDGSLNSRVTKWISEWSSFTGIDVEIDFETQNDLFTVKEEVQIFAIIQEAFANIRKHSGSTQAQIDFKGTKEQWQFRIWDNGRGIDINSLSERKYGISMMRERARQVNAGFQIHKSVLGGTEIIITKEMQK from the coding sequence TTGTCCTATCGTTTAATACAGATGCTTACCGTCGTTTTACCGACAATTTTAATCGGAGGTTTTGAATTCTTTCGCCACGGTTTTCTTCTTGGACACTTGTCGATGGAGACCGGTAATGTCCTTATTACCATTCTAACGTTTATTCTTTCCCTTCTGTTTTCATCCTGGATCTTCCACATTATAAAAATTAAGAATGACCAATTGGCGGAGGAACAGGCAAAACGAGCTGTTTATGAAGAACGAGAGAGACTAGCACGAGAACTTCATGATGGGATTGCCCAATCCCTTTTCTTTCTCAATGTTAAGCTCAAGCAAGGAGATCTGGCGGCTGCCTCAAGTGCAGTTTCCACGATTGATCACCATGTTCGACAGGCGATTTTTAACCTGAGGTCTGCACCAGAAGAGGATGGATCACTTAATTCCAGAGTCACCAAGTGGATATCTGAGTGGAGTTCATTCACAGGTATCGATGTGGAGATTGATTTCGAAACACAAAATGATTTGTTTACAGTAAAGGAAGAAGTCCAAATCTTTGCAATTATCCAAGAAGCATTTGCGAACATCCGCAAACATTCCGGATCTACACAAGCACAAATTGACTTCAAGGGAACTAAAGAACAGTGGCAATTCAGGATTTGGGATAATGGCCGCGGAATTGATATCAATTCGTTATCGGAAAGGAAATATGGAATATCCATGATGCGGGAACGTGCAAGACAAGTTAATGCAGGATTTCAAATACATAAAAGTGTGCTGGGAGGAACAGAAATTATCATAACAAAGGAGATGCAGAAATGA
- a CDS encoding DEAD/DEAH box helicase — protein MDTVEKKLIVNSEKGNLLRELVRSMNECERFYFSVAFINFSGLQLLLDPLKEAEERGVKGKIITSTYLNFTDAKALEKIREFTNVDLKVFVTDKEIGFHTKAYIFEYKDSYKVIIGSSNITQSALKSNIEWNVEIITKDNGRFIQDVLKEYDYLWNMSEVADEDFIYRYEEFLKSFKDTKQTRNLIYENKKYIVPNRMQRRATENLERLRNFGEKKALVIAATGTGKTYMSAFDVKSFKPKKLLFIVHREVILKKAKETFELLLPNEGLTFGLLTGNHKQKNVDYVFATIQTISKCFQEFKRDEFEYLIIDEAHHATSPTYQTVLDYFKPNFTLGMTATPERSDGYNVFDLFDNNVAIEVRLHEALEDELVIPFHYFGITDIEGIDLSDVNIDDIAEITKRLKVNERVDFIIEKMDFYGHDGEKRKALGFCTSIEHAQYMASEFNKKGYQSVCLHGGDSPETRERFIRQLESDHEELEFIFTVDIFNEGVDIPSINTVLMLRPTNSPIVFIQQLGRGLRKHAEKTFLTVLDFIGNHNKTFLIALALNGSRYYDKESLKVAVATGFANIPGCTHIQMDKITQERILTQIDSENFNSMKYLKEEYFEFKKLNQGRIPFLLLDYLKYDGAPDPVKFIDREKTYLQFVAKVEKDKYLKELLQNESFEGTLKELSSKLPLKRIYEFVILRYLLDHEEISLEIAKNQILKMISRVDDVSILHAFESLNQNYYDSVQTKNKPKLIQYSDGKLSKSQIFKELLENEDYRKFIEDIITYGIFRYEKEFGTEYYGVPYFKLYEQYQMVDAALLSNYRKIHSSFRGSGLLANGNEYFLFIDLHKEEDVKESINYKDKFISPQKFQWQSVNSTTQQSERGKNIIFNKQRGVNLHLFIRKYKEIDGKTEPYIYIGKGNSVEFEGDKPITVWMELENEVPASLYTEFTKKV, from the coding sequence ATGGATACGGTCGAAAAGAAGTTAATAGTGAACTCTGAAAAAGGAAATTTATTAAGAGAATTAGTGAGATCCATGAATGAGTGCGAGCGGTTTTATTTTAGTGTAGCATTTATTAATTTTAGCGGCCTGCAGCTTTTGCTCGATCCTTTGAAGGAAGCGGAAGAAAGGGGAGTTAAAGGAAAAATCATTACGTCCACTTATCTAAATTTCACTGATGCAAAGGCATTGGAAAAGATTAGAGAGTTTACTAATGTGGATTTAAAGGTTTTTGTTACAGATAAAGAGATTGGTTTCCACACGAAGGCATACATATTCGAATACAAAGATAGCTATAAAGTGATTATTGGTTCCTCTAATATTACCCAAAGTGCCTTGAAGAGTAATATCGAATGGAATGTTGAAATCATCACTAAAGACAATGGCCGGTTTATACAGGATGTTTTAAAGGAATATGATTATCTATGGAATATGAGTGAGGTCGCGGATGAAGATTTTATTTATAGATATGAAGAGTTTCTAAAGAGCTTTAAGGATACAAAACAAACAAGGAACTTAATATATGAAAATAAAAAATATATTGTCCCAAATAGAATGCAAAGAAGAGCTACAGAGAATTTAGAGAGACTGAGAAACTTTGGGGAGAAAAAAGCGCTTGTCATTGCTGCAACCGGTACCGGCAAAACCTATATGTCAGCATTTGATGTAAAAAGCTTTAAACCAAAGAAACTACTTTTTATTGTTCATAGAGAAGTGATCTTGAAAAAAGCAAAGGAAACCTTTGAACTGCTTTTACCCAATGAGGGGCTAACCTTTGGTCTACTTACAGGTAACCATAAACAGAAAAATGTAGATTATGTGTTTGCCACCATTCAAACCATATCTAAATGCTTTCAGGAATTTAAAAGGGATGAATTCGAATATCTGATTATTGATGAAGCACATCATGCTACTAGCCCAACCTATCAAACTGTATTAGATTACTTTAAGCCTAATTTTACTTTAGGGATGACAGCAACACCAGAGCGTAGTGACGGTTATAATGTTTTTGACCTTTTTGATAATAATGTAGCAATAGAAGTTCGCTTGCATGAGGCTCTTGAGGACGAGCTAGTTATTCCTTTTCACTACTTTGGAATTACTGATATTGAAGGTATAGATTTGAGTGATGTTAACATTGATGATATTGCTGAAATCACAAAAAGGTTAAAGGTTAACGAACGCGTTGATTTTATTATTGAGAAAATGGACTTTTATGGTCATGACGGTGAGAAAAGGAAGGCCCTAGGTTTCTGCACTAGTATCGAGCATGCTCAGTATATGGCTAGTGAATTTAATAAAAAGGGCTATCAGAGTGTTTGTTTACATGGTGGAGATTCACCAGAAACACGGGAGCGATTTATTAGGCAGTTAGAAAGTGACCATGAAGAATTAGAATTCATTTTTACAGTTGATATCTTTAATGAAGGTGTGGATATTCCATCTATAAATACGGTATTAATGTTAAGACCAACTAATTCTCCTATTGTATTTATTCAGCAGCTTGGTAGAGGATTAAGGAAACACGCAGAAAAAACTTTCTTAACAGTACTCGATTTTATCGGGAACCATAATAAAACATTCCTAATTGCACTGGCATTAAACGGAAGTCGTTATTATGATAAAGAAAGTTTGAAGGTTGCTGTTGCAACAGGATTTGCTAATATACCTGGGTGTACCCATATTCAAATGGATAAAATAACTCAGGAAAGAATATTGACTCAGATTGATAGCGAAAACTTTAATTCGATGAAGTATCTTAAGGAAGAGTACTTTGAATTTAAGAAACTCAATCAAGGTCGGATACCATTCTTGCTTTTGGATTATCTGAAATATGATGGAGCACCTGATCCTGTTAAATTCATTGATCGGGAAAAAACATACTTACAATTTGTGGCCAAAGTGGAGAAGGATAAATATTTAAAGGAGCTCTTACAGAATGAGTCGTTTGAAGGGACTTTAAAAGAATTATCAAGCAAGCTTCCACTTAAGCGTATTTATGAGTTTGTAATTCTTCGATATTTATTGGATCATGAAGAAATTAGTTTAGAAATAGCGAAGAACCAAATCTTAAAAATGATATCTAGGGTTGACGATGTTAGTATTTTGCATGCTTTTGAGAGTTTGAATCAAAATTACTATGACAGTGTTCAAACAAAGAATAAGCCGAAATTAATTCAATATAGTGATGGCAAACTTTCTAAGTCTCAAATTTTTAAAGAGCTATTGGAAAATGAAGATTACAGGAAGTTTATCGAAGATATTATTACCTATGGGATTTTCCGTTATGAAAAGGAATTTGGAACTGAGTACTACGGAGTTCCATATTTTAAACTTTATGAGCAATATCAAATGGTGGATGCAGCTTTACTTTCTAACTATCGTAAAATCCATAGTTCCTTTAGAGGGTCAGGATTGTTAGCAAATGGGAATGAGTATTTTCTATTTATAGATTTACACAAAGAAGAGGATGTAAAAGAAAGTATTAATTACAAAGATAAATTTATTAGTCCTCAAAAATTCCAATGGCAATCAGTGAATAGTACAACCCAGCAGTCTGAAAGAGGGAAAAATATTATTTTTAATAAACAACGTGGTGTCAATCTGCACTTGTTTATTCGTAAGTATAAAGAAATTGATGGGAAAACCGAGCCTTATATTTATATTGGTAAAGGAAATTCGGTCGAATTTGAAGGGGATAAGCCAATTACAGTTTGGATGGAATTAGAAAATGAAGTACCGGCAAGTTTATATACAGAGTTTACAAAAAAGGTTTAG